From Caminibacter mediatlanticus TB-2, the proteins below share one genomic window:
- a CDS encoding acetyl-CoA carboxylase biotin carboxylase subunit — MKKLNRILIANRGEIALRAIRAIHKLDKEAVCIYSKADKDAIYLGFADGAVCVGPAKSSESYLNIPAIITAAEMTECDAIFPGYGFLSENQTFVEVCKAHNISFIGPSLEVMELMADKSKAKEVMKSAGVPVIPGSEGAIKDIEEAKKVAREIGYPVILKAASGGGGRGMRVVEDESYLENAFLAASSEAESAFGDATIYMEKYIEKPRHVEVQILGDKHGNVIHLGERDCSLQRRHQKLIEESPATILDEETRKKLHETAVKAAKAIGYYSAGTIEFLVDKDLNFYFMEMNTRLQVEHPVSEMVTGLDLVEWMIRVEEGEKIPSQEKIEIKGHAIECRILAEDPEKFIPSPGKIQKLYIPGGKDVRVDTHIYAGYIIPPYYDSLIAKIITWGKDREEAIKVMKEALKEFKISGIKTSIPFHLKMLENEDFLNNNYDTKYLESKGLV, encoded by the coding sequence AAATTAGATAAAGAAGCTGTTTGTATCTATTCAAAAGCAGATAAAGATGCAATATATTTAGGGTTTGCTGATGGTGCTGTTTGTGTAGGACCTGCAAAAAGTAGTGAGAGTTATTTAAATATTCCAGCAATTATTACAGCTGCTGAAATGACAGAGTGTGATGCAATCTTTCCAGGATATGGATTTTTAAGTGAAAATCAGACATTTGTGGAAGTTTGTAAGGCTCATAATATTTCTTTTATAGGGCCTAGTTTAGAAGTAATGGAGCTTATGGCAGATAAAAGTAAAGCAAAGGAAGTTATGAAAAGTGCGGGAGTTCCTGTAATTCCTGGAAGTGAAGGTGCAATTAAAGATATTGAAGAAGCTAAAAAAGTTGCTCGTGAGATTGGATATCCTGTAATACTTAAAGCTGCAAGTGGTGGTGGCGGAAGAGGTATGAGAGTTGTAGAAGATGAAAGTTATTTAGAAAATGCATTTTTAGCTGCAAGTAGTGAAGCTGAGAGTGCATTTGGTGATGCTACTATTTATATGGAAAAATATATTGAAAAGCCAAGACATGTTGAAGTTCAAATTTTAGGGGATAAACATGGAAATGTTATTCATCTTGGAGAGAGAGATTGTAGTTTACAAAGAAGACATCAAAAATTAATTGAAGAATCTCCAGCTACTATTTTAGATGAAGAAACAAGAAAAAAACTTCACGAAACTGCTGTTAAAGCTGCAAAAGCAATAGGATATTATAGTGCTGGAACAATAGAATTTTTAGTTGATAAAGATTTGAATTTTTATTTTATGGAAATGAATACAAGACTTCAAGTTGAACATCCAGTAAGTGAAATGGTAACAGGTTTAGATTTAGTAGAGTGGATGATAAGAGTAGAAGAAGGAGAGAAAATACCTTCACAAGAGAAAATAGAAATAAAAGGTCATGCAATAGAGTGTAGAATTTTAGCTGAGGACCCTGAGAAATTTATTCCTTCACCTGGAAAAATTCAAAAACTTTATATCCCTGGCGGTAAAGATGTAAGAGTAGATACTCATATTTATGCAGGATATATTATCCCTCCATATTATGATAGCTTAATTGCAAAAATTATTACTTGGGGGAAAGATAGAGAAGAAGCAATAAAAGTTATGAAAGAAGCATTAAAAGAGTTTAAAATTAGTGGAATTAAAACTTCAATTCCTTTTCATTTAAAAATGCTTGAAAATGAGGACTTTTTAAATAATAACTATGATACTAAATATTTAGAGTCAAAAGGATTAGTTTAA